In Anaerolineae bacterium, a single window of DNA contains:
- a CDS encoding PAS domain-containing protein encodes MTPLPFRLLPASFLRALLDALSDDGVLILSPSGRIVEINTQALQWAAMTRKELLGQDLGLLFPPALRQQGRWVLRNRHGTKQFVSVREIHLINGYRVLRICSWSEAQAREKASTLHEEAGRILRSLLDRISTPFEAFALQLVLEEIHPVAMAQWAAFYALGAGEWQLLAGSGPLPDLPLSIAWEAPLPSVLLHPQLWGPRNRQTLPDSPWAQIIRSQGYVYTFPIGEPPTPHGLLMLAYEEKPPEALLTPLLLTVAHLLSAWERLHRQTLQYKTECRTLTEQAQLGTQLWRWLPLPALILDGQGYILTTNQPVLHLLGYQNDEVQDLPGEQVIILQERSDLPLFIEQALQQGREQTLEGVHLIRRSGESFPATLHFLPLSSERLLLLIQDHTPDVQAVTLERRALLGTLLASYAHEIRNPLNNLSTGLEYLLLTIEDLPDEDGADLRDTLERMRQDIERLETMSRRLLQFARPAGDLGNRRVKIQTLLHNLVYRWQPRFSRYNIEVLWQIPEDLPPVCGDAVLLEQAFANLVDNAIQALKQHTLPRQIVLRGVHQAQHIEIIIADNGPGVPAEIQKRIFEPFFTTRTDGHGLGLALVRKTITDHRGGVSLESYPGQGTLFRIRLPVSRHPAC; translated from the coding sequence ATGACCCCTTTGCCTTTTCGCCTGCTACCTGCCTCTTTCTTGCGTGCCTTGCTGGACGCCCTGAGCGACGATGGCGTCCTGATCCTTTCCCCTTCGGGACGCATCGTGGAGATCAACACCCAGGCCCTGCAGTGGGCTGCCATGACGCGGAAGGAGTTGCTGGGGCAAGACCTGGGGCTGCTCTTCCCTCCGGCGCTCCGGCAACAGGGACGCTGGGTGTTGCGCAATCGTCACGGCACCAAGCAATTCGTCTCCGTGCGGGAGATTCACCTCATCAACGGATATCGCGTGCTGCGCATCTGTTCCTGGTCCGAGGCGCAGGCCCGGGAAAAAGCCTCCACCTTGCACGAAGAAGCCGGTCGCATCCTGCGGTCCCTGCTGGATCGCATCTCGACGCCCTTCGAGGCCTTTGCGCTCCAACTGGTCCTGGAGGAGATTCATCCGGTCGCCATGGCCCAATGGGCCGCCTTTTACGCTTTGGGCGCTGGCGAATGGCAACTTCTGGCCGGGAGCGGCCCGCTGCCCGACCTGCCCTTGTCCATCGCCTGGGAGGCTCCCCTCCCCTCGGTCCTCCTTCACCCCCAACTTTGGGGGCCGCGTAACCGTCAAACCCTCCCCGATTCCCCCTGGGCCCAGATCATTCGCAGCCAGGGCTATGTGTACACCTTCCCCATCGGTGAACCGCCCACGCCTCACGGCCTCCTCATGCTGGCCTATGAGGAAAAGCCCCCGGAAGCCTTGCTGACCCCCCTGCTCCTGACCGTCGCCCATCTCTTGAGCGCCTGGGAACGCCTGCACCGGCAAACCCTGCAATATAAAACGGAATGCCGAACCCTGACCGAGCAGGCGCAATTGGGCACCCAGTTATGGCGCTGGCTCCCTCTGCCCGCTTTGATCCTGGACGGGCAGGGCTACATCCTGACGACCAACCAGCCTGTGCTGCACCTCTTGGGCTATCAAAACGACGAAGTGCAAGACCTCCCCGGCGAACAGGTGATCATCCTCCAGGAGCGTTCCGATCTGCCGCTCTTCATCGAACAGGCCCTTCAGCAGGGACGAGAACAAACCCTGGAGGGGGTTCACCTCATCCGACGCTCCGGCGAAAGTTTCCCCGCCACGCTGCACTTCCTTCCCCTTTCGAGTGAGCGATTGCTGCTGCTCATTCAAGACCACACCCCGGATGTCCAGGCCGTCACCCTGGAACGGCGCGCGCTGCTGGGCACATTGCTGGCCAGTTACGCTCACGAAATCCGCAACCCCCTCAACAACCTGAGCACCGGCCTGGAATACCTGCTCCTCACCATAGAAGACCTCCCCGACGAGGACGGCGCTGACCTCCGCGACACCCTGGAGCGCATGCGCCAGGACATCGAACGTCTGGAGACAATGAGCCGGCGCCTGCTACAATTTGCCCGGCCGGCCGGCGATTTGGGCAACCGCCGGGTCAAAATCCAGACCCTGCTCCACAACCTGGTCTACCGTTGGCAGCCGCGCTTCTCCCGATACAACATCGAAGTGCTGTGGCAGATCCCCGAAGACCTCCCGCCGGTATGCGGTGACGCCGTGTTGTTAGAACAGGCCTTTGCCAATCTGGTGGACAATGCCATTCAGGCTTTGAAGCAGCACACCCTGCCCCGGCAAATCGTCCTCCGGGGCGTCCATCAGGCCCAACACATCGAGATCATCATCGCCGATAACGGGCCGGGCGTTCCCGCAGAAATCCAAAAACGGATTTTCGAGCCGTTCTTCACCACCCGTACCGACGGTCATGGTTTGGGGCTGGCGCTGGTGCGCAAGACCATCACCGACCATCGGGGGGGCGTGAGCCTGGAAAGTTACCCCGGGCAGGGAACGCTGTTTCGCATCCGCCTCCCGGTTTCCAGACATCCTGCGTGCTAA